A single window of Culicoides brevitarsis isolate CSIRO-B50_1 chromosome 3, AGI_CSIRO_Cbre_v1, whole genome shotgun sequence DNA harbors:
- the LOC134836179 gene encoding putative lipoyltransferase 2, mitochondrial, which translates to MKRLVRVLRTGLLPYTKSLVLQKTLSQHVLNGTFSNILVITEHPPVYTIGIRTKQYTIQDEERLKRLGAEFHKTNRGGLITFHGPGQLVAYPIVNLKNFQPSMKWFVCHVEKTVIDLCKKYGIEARTTADTGVWVEDRKICAIGVHGSRYVTTHGLALNCCTDLNWFEHIVPCGIPGKGVTSLSEELKEKITIDAALPKFLQSFSDIFGADIDDFNAEETKNLLNSIS; encoded by the coding sequence atgaaacgctTAGTTCGAGTTTTACGAACAGGCCTCCTGCCTTACACGAAATCTCTCGTTTTGCAAAAAACCTTGTCGCAACACGTTCTCAACGGGACTTTCAGCAACATTCTCGTCATCACGGAACATCCTCCGGTTTACACGATCGGCATTCGGACCAAACAATACACGATTCAGGACGAAGAACGCCTAAAACGTCTCGGCGCCGAATTTCACAAAACGAATCGCGGCGGTCTCATTACGTTCCATGGGCCCGGTCAACTAGTCGCCTATCCAATTgtcaatttgaagaatttccaGCCGAGCATGAAGTGGTTTGTGTGTCACGTGGAGAAAACTGTCATcgatttgtgcaaaaaatacgGCATCGAAGCTCGAACCACCGCGGACACCGGCGTTTGGGTCGAAGACCGGAAAATTTGTGCAATTGGCGTTCATGGAAGTCGTTACGTAACAACGCATGGTCTCGCATTAAATTGCTGCACGGATCTCAACTGGTTCGAACACATTGTGCCGTGTGGCATTCCGGGAAAAGGCGTGACTTCGTTGTCGGAagaactaaaagaaaaaattaccatCGACGCTGCCttgccaaaatttttacaaagtttttcGGACATTTTTGGAGCTGATATTGACGATTTTAACGCTGAAgagaccaaaaatttattaaattctatcTCATga
- the LOC134836177 gene encoding 3'-5' exonuclease: MQQNASSSSASNTNRLMDQPPNYSSYCTGPDQERIKAARFAQVNARLKAAKCLSYEKKIYYLTEYDEIEQASRELLNWVNKNIPDGVGLLPVGFDMEWPFTYRTGPLKTALIQFSFSLNVCYLFQVWKFDTLPQSLIELVRHPKLLLHGNKIKNDLRKLGRDFKEVGDTDPLVARCCDLGSYANRVLNVGENWSMERLVKEFLKTNINKDKAVRMSEWNRILSEEQQIYAAIDVIASQLVFQKIRYLEEKHKTEEEIKVLLLELEKDFEREDREKRNDLDELLVEYERIQMILNKSPPPTPSTQENL, translated from the exons atgcaacaaaacgCAAGTTCTTCCTCCGCTTCTAATACAAATCGACTGATG gATCAACCGCCAAATTACTCGAGTTACTGCACCGGCCCGGACCAGGAAAGGATAAAAGCAGCAAGATTCGCTCAAGTTAATGCCAGATTAAAAGCTGCCAAGTGCTTGTCttatgagaagaaaatttattatttgaccGAATATGATGAAATCGAGCAAGCATCACGAGAACTTTT aaattgggtaaacaaaaacattccCGATGGCGTCGGTCTACTTCCAGTGGGTTTTGACATGGAATGGCCTTTCACGTACAGAACGGGACCTCTCAAGACTGCTTTGATACAATTTTCGTTCTCATTAAATGTTTGTTATCTGTTCCAAGTGTGGAAATTTGACACTTTGCCCCAGTCGCTCATCGAATTAGTGCGACATCCAAAATTATTGCTGCAtggaaacaaaattaaaaa tgACCTACGAAAGTTAGGAAGAGATTTCAAAGAAGTCGGAGACACGGATCCACTTGTCGCTAGATGCTGTGATTTGGGAAGTTACGCCAATAGAGTCCTTAACGTCGGCGAAAATTGGAGTATGGAAAGACTTGTGAAGGAAttt ttaaaaacgaACATCAATAAAGACAAAGCAGTTCGAATGTCAGAGTGGAACAGAATTTTGAGCGAAGAGCAACAAATTTATGCAGCAATTGATGTCATA GCATCACAACTcgtctttcaaaaaatacgatatttggaagaaaaacacaaaaccgAGGAAGAAATCAAGGTCCTGCTGCTGGAATTAGAAAAAGACTTTGAACGAGAGGATCGCGAAAAAAGAAATGACCTTGACGAGCTGTTAGTCGAATACGAAAGAATCCAAATGATTCTCAACAAAAGTCCACCACCGACACCATCGACGCAAGAAAATCTGTaa